A DNA window from Daucus carota subsp. sativus chromosome 3, DH1 v3.0, whole genome shotgun sequence contains the following coding sequences:
- the LOC108213142 gene encoding MLO-like protein 1 has translation MSEGEDAGTLEYTPTWVVAAVCTVIVTISLAVERLIHYTGKYLKKKRQRPLYEALEKVKEELMLLGFISLLLTVFQSTIVKICVPQDITEHLLPCPLSGKPSDHNSTPDESADEGFCAAKGKVPLLPLEALHHLHIFIFVLAIVHVTFSVLTILFGGVKIRQWKAWEDSIQQENFDTEEVLRPKFTHVQEHDFIRGRFLGFGKCSVCKGWLHSFFKQFYGSITKSDYVSLRLGFITTHCRGNPKFNFHKYMIRALEDDFKKVVGISWYLWVFVVLFLLLNVHGWHTYFWIAFIPFSLLLALGTKLEHIISELAHEVAEKHIAIEGELAVHPSDDHFWFHRPKIVLFLIHFILFQNAFEIAFIFWIWVQYGLNSCIMGQVRYMVPRLVIGVFIQVLCSYSTLPLYAVVTQMGTHFKKSIFDEHIQVGLVDWAQKAKKRNKMLKTAEIVVQENATSTGPQLVEKECSQEENQRSNEIEPSNEIEPSNEMESSNTADASDNV, from the exons ATGTCCGAAGGGGAGGATGCAGGCACGTTGGAATACACACCAACATGGGTTGTTGCCGCCGTTTGTACTGTCATCGTCACCATCTCTCTTGCCGTCGAGAGACTCATCCATTACACAGGAaag TATCTCAAGAAGAAAAGACAGAGGCCTCTGTATGAAGCACTGGAGAAAGTTAAAGAAG AATTGATGCTTTTGGGATTCATCTCACTACTTCTTACTGTATTCCAAAGCACTATTGTTAAAATATGCGTGCCTCAAGATATTACAGAACACCTCCTTCCCTGCCCATTATCTGGTAAACCTAGTGACCACAATTCAACTCCAGATGAATCAGCGGATGAAGGTTTCTGTGCTGCCAAG GGTAAAGTTCCGCTGTTGCCCCTTGAAGCTCTTCATCATTTGCATATCTTTATTTTTGTCCTGGCCATCGTTCATGTCACATTTTCTGTTCTCACCATTTTATTTGGAGGTGTAAAG ATACGTCAGTGGAAGGCGTGGGAGGATTCCATTCAACAAGAGAATTTTGACACAGAAGAAG TTCTACGGCCAAAGTTTACTCATGTTCAAGAACATGATTTTATCAGGGGGCGCTTCTTGGGTTTTGGTAAATGCTCAGTCTGTAAGGGTTGGTTG CATTCCTTTTTCAAGCAATTTTATGGATCTATTACCAAATCAGATTATGTATCACTTCGACTTGGTTTCATCACT ACACATTGCAGGGGAAACCCGAAATTCAATTTTCACAAATACATGATACGGGCATTGGAAGACGATTTTAAGAAAGTTGTAGGCATAAG TTGGTACTTGTGGGTTTTTGTGGTATTATTCTTATTGCTCAATGTTCATG GTTGGCACACCTATTTTTGGATAGCCTTCATCCCGTTTTCT CTACTACTAGCTCTTGGCACTAAGCTAGAGCACATAATATCTGAGTTGGCTCATGAGGTTGCTGAGAAACATATAGCTATTGAGGGGGAGTTGGCAGTGCATCCATCAGATGATCACTTTTGGTTCCATAGGCCCAAGATTGTTCTTTTCTTGATACATTTTATACTCTTCCAGAATGCTTTTGAGATAGCATTTATCTTCTGGATCTGG GTTCAATATGGCTTAAACTCCTGTATTATGGGACAGGTCAGATATATGGTTCCAAGACTTGTTATAGG GGTATTTATTCAAGTACTCTGCAGTTACAGTACTCTTCCGCTATATGCTGTCGTCACACAG ATGGGAACACATTTCAAAAAGTCAATATTTGATGAGCATATACAAGTAGGACTTGTTGACTGGGCTCAGAAGGCAAAGAAGAGGAATAAAATGTTGAAAACGGCAGAGATTGTTGTCCAAGAGAATGCAACTAGTACAGGTCCTCAACTTGTTGAAAAAGAATGTAGTCAGGAGGAAAATCAGCGCTCGAATGAAATTGAACCTTCCAATGAAATCGAACCCTCCAATGAGATGGAATCCTCCAACACTGCTGATGCCTCAGATAATGTTTAG
- the LOC108210809 gene encoding uncharacterized protein LOC108210809 isoform X1 has product MNFPLGFNNSTSDYGTPTKEFSVLAAIVCCKIVYQATGVVSLSLFKGYAKLNSAQKLEWNNRGFSTFHAFFVALASSYILLVSDLFKDTSEDVPMTFRTSTLSDTTLGISFGYFLSDLAMILWNFPALGGMEYVLHHGLSMFSIIQSLVSGQAQFYILMVLFTEATTPFVNLRWYLDVAGKKNSKLYTCNGIALFLGWLGARILWFLFFFYHMFNHFDQVQKVYPLGFYSMLSIPPVLAMMNVFWFWKITKGMIKTLTKARHSV; this is encoded by the exons ATGAATTTCCCACTTGGCTTTAATAATTCCACATCTGATTACGGGACTCCCACCAAAGAGTTTTCTGTCCTCGCTGCCATTGTTTGCTGCAAAATT GTTTATCAAGCCACAGGCGTGGTTAGCCTTTCGCTGTTTAAGGGATATGCAAAACTCAACAGCGCGCAGAAACTTGAATGGAACAACAG GGGTTTCTCTACTTTCCACGCCTTCTTTGTGGCACTTGCTTCCTCGTATATTCTGCTTGTATCAGATCTTTTTAAAGACACCTCTGAGGATGTTCCAATGACTTTTAGGACATCTACCTTGTCCGATACAACACTCGGG ATATCCTTTGGTTATTTTTTATCAGACTTGGCGATGATTCTTTGGAATTTTCCAGCTTTAGGTGGTATGGAGTAT GTTTTGCACCATGGACTCTCCATGTTTTCAATTATTCAATCCCTTGTAAGTGGTCAAGCGCAATTTTACATACTAATGGTTCTCTTTACTGAGGCCACAACTCCCTTTGTGAACCTGAGATG GTATCTGGATGTTGCTGGTAAAAAGAACTCTAAACTCTATACATGCAATGGTATTGCATTGTTCCTGGGGTGGTTG GGTGCCAGGATCCTTTGGTTCCTCTTCTTTTTCTACCACATGTTTAACCATTTTGATCAG GTTCAGAAAGTGTATCCCTTGGGCTTCTACAGCATGCTTAGCATACCTCCTGTGTTGGCAATGATGAATGTGTTTTGGTTTTGGAAAATTACGAAAGGAATGATAAAGACACTTACAAAGGCAAGGCACAGTGtgtag
- the LOC108210809 gene encoding uncharacterized protein LOC108210809 isoform X2: protein MNFPLGFNNSTSDYGTPTKEFSVLAAIVCCKIVYQATGVVSLSLFKGYAKLNSAQKLEWNNRGFSTFHAFFVALASSYILLVSDLFKDTSEDVPMTFRTSTLSDTTLGISFGYFLSDLAMILWNFPALGGMEYVLHHGLSMFSIIQSLVSGQAQFYILMVLFTEATTPFVNLRWYLDVAGKKNSKLYTCNGCQDPLVPLLFLPHV from the exons ATGAATTTCCCACTTGGCTTTAATAATTCCACATCTGATTACGGGACTCCCACCAAAGAGTTTTCTGTCCTCGCTGCCATTGTTTGCTGCAAAATT GTTTATCAAGCCACAGGCGTGGTTAGCCTTTCGCTGTTTAAGGGATATGCAAAACTCAACAGCGCGCAGAAACTTGAATGGAACAACAG GGGTTTCTCTACTTTCCACGCCTTCTTTGTGGCACTTGCTTCCTCGTATATTCTGCTTGTATCAGATCTTTTTAAAGACACCTCTGAGGATGTTCCAATGACTTTTAGGACATCTACCTTGTCCGATACAACACTCGGG ATATCCTTTGGTTATTTTTTATCAGACTTGGCGATGATTCTTTGGAATTTTCCAGCTTTAGGTGGTATGGAGTAT GTTTTGCACCATGGACTCTCCATGTTTTCAATTATTCAATCCCTTGTAAGTGGTCAAGCGCAATTTTACATACTAATGGTTCTCTTTACTGAGGCCACAACTCCCTTTGTGAACCTGAGATG GTATCTGGATGTTGCTGGTAAAAAGAACTCTAAACTCTATACATGCAATG GGTGCCAGGATCCTTTGGTTCCTCTTCTTTTTCTACCACATGTTTAA